A genomic segment from Lineus longissimus chromosome 15, tnLinLong1.2, whole genome shotgun sequence encodes:
- the LOC135499305 gene encoding cilia- and flagella-associated protein 65-like isoform X1, with protein MPCVAAAQQAASKVNHFGIEVSQGLMWQGWEPGREYTKHITLKNVKVKTQKLKYSVPNTRFFTTLYPQPVVLSAGTSFTLPVTFRPLEKNQYEDKIEFHTHDGIFEIPVKAVLPEFKIEIPSDINMKMCAAEDFVETTFEVKNASELQTPFQWEVNEPFSIQPSEGVLEPWSSFNLKVTFKPKAAKVYEAEAICKYGLDYRQSSVTKFEGIGKYPHLLVSCSGKKSKDLSAEDTEAVLNFGKVVIGKTVEKWVDIHNLSPVNAPFKVDLTPGPNRIDTVFNCPQKHGIVPAMSSIRIPFIFSPNMVGATSTDYFNVIAIGNLSKTTIKCHGSSKGPSVRLAHTMLNFSQIDTGRRGTKSLEIINDSDTEAIIQFQIDSEESIFKFDQTSGVLKPNSSTTIIVQFEPVHAISYYRRVACVVHNQGPLFVDLLGTCHSELGKPAVLQAKHIERYRVHVDRGLSMFPPEHLNELLHDGKLELDDSGALMNAEAEEIEAFCDPIAPLPPMDEYFNDGYHSDITHAVPHVSTDIHHADFGNQQNLRLIEQQTINVTNHTKGKVTLVWMGDPDHVFSVLPATMDLPPLKTSSFRITFKPGAPNKFYGSELECYAFYKSMRDYRLVEDTSHFPPWCVTVKCSGQTFLPNNETFLPRYSLDSPKLIFPAVNVNESAYRTMVLMDTGTTPIFYDFEKDAGGIFSVKPTKGLLKSGCQIFTIKSVPNAVKIFRNLMKLKLNDDEKNTQEIVLYGSAESAEIMLENEGVMFFKPTCVGTATQRQYTVKNTSRIPLKFQWHMKHAEQQVLSVEPLTGVIQPNESQAHTWTFKPTDQNKVVMKPNLVVWGQGHNVNSSGGKKRSFPLRVVGEGSFGEIHAEESFIDFGNVVVGSSVSKMFTIYNNSPCNLYYRLQLDQVIDGPYPEEQVRDDPIALELEETQGMLPARSKATIHATVRPMRRVFYQFAISYQLLSPEGKRTAAEPQHLCHILTTGVFPTMAITDARCHGSASGISKKQLWGLFSLDSFNVCLDADPSSAELMYSVQTRHSHKRRPPVYTRAILDFNFSAAPMESEPCVVHLMFENTGAVPVEWNFMFPSDLQLELEYWAETGEYDDDELHEMKVMDNNLFDVSPKRGSMQPGECKTVTFTYRHIMPGTDRLPVLLKLNRGREILINFIGVTVEPERQYIHFSNNKHMFSPVPIGEQNNPKQIYELYNGGAQALKYEIDTTPLEYMTYENFDHPIFECLNPVGEILPGRTAAVEWKFSPLEAKTYMVDVPIKIHNGETALITFTGIGFDKRVMGDAIPVTEQHDLSGVPGVQSVPVPGQQAFLSLERIAFGNMPLFCRSRQIVFVINRSMTNTVSFSWHTTSKKDTQYIQISPISGVLKPGESRFCKVTFTAWDVASFYDLDLICEVTDETEMSNYRKRLNDWENEKERQKYEFTITEKDPHADEYYPQYHPEEVSSNGTASRSASTVHSRETSASGGSRDIRTAETTGKASDQLVMVWDQERPPSGRLQALEFIQAVKRDGDMPRYKTLPPIKNLSVDATKHLATFQKFIEDDLWEKPEPPRPFLLHLGVTARTHQVTDFQTNFPEEYHRYYVDRCMSARLSKAIEKKEEDQANQEKDVVTCLELEGDVVSGTLSNVIRALLDDTNFHEALQKIPEEPIPFFQQIKQDPIPDSRPPSERAISAVSHSTTRSPPMTPTSPAGSKRGSRASVRSGRSQKSAASATKTTTPKKTPTPVSATPDHVTPAGEPIEPSSAEGVRAEERIPTPFQEEEEPELERLRNKDYIAPGLEESTEKPSLPYLEVVDEEGVVDEDCLETDPKSPEGSTKSSLKGGTPVSEKGTQETVIMPSTVIKPPSEAKVKQRSRSEIKKSYAEHKKQQEKESIRGLGEFGNDLESIVENSLINILSEAFNEEFTITARPRIIALPPKPTSASSLRSFKSQK; from the exons ATGCCGTGTGTTGCTGCAGCTCAGCAAGCTGCCTCCAAAGTGAATCACTTTGGTATTGAGGTGTCACAAGGATTAATGTGGCAAGGATGGGAACCTGGGCGAGAATACACCAAGCATATCACATTAAAAAATGTAAAGGTTAAAACTCAGAAGTTAAAATATAG tgTGCCTAACACAAGATTCTTTACAACACTCTACCCCCAGCCGGTCGTGCTCAGTGCAGGGACTAGTTTCACTCTGCCTGTCACATTTAGGCCCTTGGAGAAGAACCAGTATGAGGATAAGATCGAGTTCCACACACAT GATGGAATTTTCGAGATCCCAGTCAAGGCCGTGTTGCCTGAATTCAAAATTGAGATACCGTCGGATATCAACATGAAGATGTGTGCTGCTGAAGACTTTGTTGAGACGacatttgaagtgaaaaatgccAG CGAGCTTCAGACGCCGTTCCAGTGGGAAGTCAATGAACCGTTCTCCATTCAGCcatccgagggtgtccttgaacCCTGGTCGTCCTTTAATCTCAAGGTCACCTTCAAGCCCAAAGCTGCCAAAGTTTATGAGGCCGAGGCCATCTGTAAATATGGTCTAGATTATCGTCAGAGTAGCGTCACCAAGTTTGAGGGCATTG GTAAATACCCTCATCTTCTCGTCTCCTGTTCTGGTAAGAAATCGAAGGATTTGTCAGCAGAGGACACAGAAGCTGTCCTCAACTTTGGCAAAGTGGTCATCGGCAAGACAGTGGAGAAATGGGTTGATATTCACAATCTTTCTCCG GTGAATGCGCCATTCAAAGTTGACCTGACTCCTGGACCGAATAGAATCGATACTGTTTTCAACTGTCCGCAGAAGCATGGCATCGTACCTGCGATGAGCAGCATCAGAATACCA TTTATATTTTCTCCAAACATGGTCGGCGCTACTAGTACGGACTACTTCAATGTCATCGCCATCGGCAACTTGAGCAAGACTACTATCAAATGTCATGGATCGTCGAAAG GACCCTCAGTTCGACTGGCGCACACCATGTTGAACTTCTCTCAGATTGACACTGGTCGCCGAGGGACAAAGTCGTTGGAGATAATCAACGATTCGGACACGGAGGCCATTATACAG TTCCAAATTGACAGTGAGGAGAGCATCTTCAAGTTCGACCAGACCTCTGGCGTGTTGAAACCAAACTCGTCAACAACGATTATCGTCCAGTTTGAGCCGGTTCATGCCATCAGTTATTATCGGAGAGTCGCCTGTGTCGTCCACAATCAG GGCCCTCTCTTCGTTGACCTCCTCGGGACTTGTCACTCCGAACTGGGTAAACCTGCCGTCCTCCAGGCAAAGCACATCGAACGATACCGGGTCCACGTCGATAGAGGTCTGTCCATGTTTCCGCCGGAGCATCTGAACGAGCTGTTGCATGATGGGAAACTGGAGCTGGACGATTCTGGCGCGCTCATGAACGCCGAA GCTGAAGAGATTGAAGCATTCTGTGATCCCATTGCCCCGCTACCACCGATGGATGAATACTTCAATGATGGATACCATTCTGACATCACG CACGCAGTGCCTCACGTGAGCACAGACATCCACCACGCAGACTTTGGCAACCAGCAGAATCTCCGACTGATTGAACAGCAGACGATTAACGTGACTAATCATACCAAGGGCAAGGTCACGCTCGTCTGGATGGGAG ATCCTGATCATGTTTTCTCCGTTCTGCCTGCCACCATGGACCTCCCTCCTCTCAAGACATCCTCCTTCAGAATCACATTCAAACCA GGTGCGCCAAATAAGTTCTACGGTAGCGAATTGGAGTGCTATGCCTTCTACAAGAGCATGAGGGACTACCGTCTGGTCGAAGATACCTCACATTTTCCTCCTTGGTGTGTCACAGTCAAATGTTCCG GTCAAACGTTCTTGCCCAACAATGAGACGTTCTTGCCAAGATACAGCCTCGATTCACCCAAACTCATCTTCCCAGCCGTGAATGTCAACGAATCTGCATACAGGACGATGGTTCTCATGGACACTGGGACAACGCCGATATTCTATGACTTTGAGAAGGATGCTGGAGG TATCTTCTCAGTGAAGCCAACTAAGGGTTTACTGAAGAGCGGATGCCAGATTTTCACCATCAAATCCGTACCGAACGCCGTCAAGATCTTCAGGAATTTGATGAAGTTGAAGCTCAACGATGACGAGAAGAATACTCAG gaaattGTCCTGTATGGGTCAGCAGAGTCGGCCGAAATCATGCTGGAGAATGAAGGTGTGATGTTCTTCAAGCCAACATGTGTCGGGACGGCCACACAAAGACAGTACACCGTCAAGAATACATCAAGGATTCCGCTCAA GTTTCAGTGGCACATGAAACATGCAGAACAACAAGTCCTGTCTGTCGAACCACTGACTGGTGTCATACAGCCAAACGAGTCACAG GCGCACACCTGGACGTTCAAACCAACCGATCAAAACAAGGTGGTCATGAAGCCAAACCTGGTCGTCTGGGGCCAAGGTCATAACGTCAACAGTTCCGGTGGAAAGAAACGCTCGTTCCCGTTGCGTGTCGTCGGCGAGGGATCGTTCGGAGAAATTCAT GCTGAGGAATCATTCATCGACTTTGGTAATGTTGTGGTCGGTAGCTCGGTGTCAAAGATGTTTACAATCTACAACAACAGTCCGTGTAATCTCTACTACCGGCTCCAGTTAGACCAAGTTATCGACGGACCATACCCCGAGGAACAAGTTCGTGACGATCCTATAG CTCTTGAACTTGAGGAAACACAGGGGATGCTGCCGGCACGGTCCAAGGCCACCATCCACGCCACCGTTCGTCCAATGAGGAGAGTTTTCTATCAGTTTGCCATATCTTACCAGTTGCTCTCACCTGAAG GTAAGAGGACTGCTGCCGAGCCACAGCATCTATGTCACATCCTGACGACCGGCGTATTCCCGACGATGGCAATCACAGATGCTCGTTGCCATGGCAGCGCTAGTGGTATCAGCAAGAAACAGCTGTGGGGCTTGTTTTCCTTGGACAGTTTCAACGTTTGTCTCGATGCTGACCCGTCGTCTGCTGAACTCATGTATTCTGTCCAGACGAGACACAG CCATAAACGCCGCCCTCCAGTCTACACCCGTGCGATCCTCGACTTCAACTTCAGTGCCGCCCCGATGGAGAGCGAGCCCTGCGTCGTCCACCTGATGTTTGAGAATACGGGCGCCGTCCCCGTCGAGTGGAACTTCATGTTCCCTTCGGATCTGCAACTCGAGCTGGAGTATTGGGCGGAGACCGGGgaatacgatgatgatgaattacaCGAG ATGAAGGTCATGGATAACAACCTATTCGACGTCAGCCCGAAAAGGGGTTCGATGCAACCTGGTGAATGCAAGACGGTCACGTTCACGTATCGCCACATCATGCCGGGAACAGACAGACTACCAGTCTTGCTCAAGCTCAACCGTGGCAGGGAAATACTG ATCAACTTCATCGGTGTGACTGTTGAGCCCGAGAGGCAGTACATCCACTTCTCGAACAACAAGCACATGTTCTCCCCCGTCCCCATCGGCGAGCAAAACAACCCGAAACAGATCTACGAACTTTACAACGGCGGCGCCCAGGCGCTCAAATACGAGATCGACACCACGCCGTTGGAGTACATGACGTATGAGAACTTCGATCATCCGATATTTGAATGCTTGAATCCAGTCGGTGAGATTCTGCCCGGTAGGACTGCTGCTGTGGAATGGAAGTTTTCACCTCTTGAGGCAAAGACTTACATG GTCGATGTCCCCATCAAGATCCACAACGGCGAGACGGCCCTGATCACCTTCACTGGTATCGGCTTCGACAAGAGGGTCATGGGAGATGCGATTCCCGTCACGGAACAACATGACCTGAGTGGAGTCCCCGGGGTCCAGAGCGTCCCGGTCCCCGGCCAGCAAGCCTTCCTGTCGCTCGAGCGCATCGCGTTTGGCAACATGCCGCTGTTCTGTCGTAGTCGCCAGATTGTCTTCGTGATTAACCGGTCGATGACGAACACGGTTTCTTTCTCTTGGCATACGACGTCGAAGAAGGATACGCAG TACATACAGATAAGTCCGATTTCCGGTGTGCTGAAGCCAGGCGAGTCTAGATTCTGCAAGGTGACCTTCACCGCCTGGGACGTAGCATCGTTCTACGACCTTGACCTGATCTGCGAGGTCACAGACGAAACAGAGATGAGCAACTACCGCAAGAGATTAAACGACTGGGAAAACGAAAAAGAGAGGCAAAAATACGAGTTCACGATCACGGAGAAAGACCCGCACGCGGACGAATATTACCCACAATACCATCCAGAGGAGGTGAGTTCTAACGGCACAGCGTCTCGGTCGGCGAGCACTGTTCATTCACGTGAGACGAGTGCGAGTGGCGGGTCACGTGACATCAGGACTGCGGAAACGACGGGTAAAGCTAGCGACCAACTGGTGATGGTATGGGACCAG GAACGTCCACCAAGTGGTCGACTGCAGGCGCTCGAATTCATCCAAGCCGTGAAACGCGATGGCGACATGCCACGCTACAAAACGCTTCCACCAATCAAGAACCTCTCCGTCGACGCCACGAAACATTTGGCGACGTTCCAGAAATTCATCGAGGACGACCTGTGGGAGAAGCCGGAACCACCGCGCCCGTTCTTGCTGCATCTTGGCGTGACGGCACGGACTCATCAGGTCACCGACTTCCAGACCAATTTCCCTGAGGAGTATCACAGGTACTACGTGGATAG GTGCATGAGCGCTCGGCTGTCCAAGGCGAtcgagaagaaggaggaagatCAAGCCAATCAGGAGAAGGACGTAGTGACGTGTCTGGAACTAGAGGGCGACGTTGTATCCGGGACGCTCTCCAATGTTATCAG AGCGCTTCTCGATGACACGAACTTCCACGAGGCACTCCAGAAGATTCCAGAGGAGCCCATCCCATTCTTCCAACAGATCAAACAAGATCCGATCCCGGACAGTCGTCCTCCTTCTGAGCGCGCCATTTCTGCTGTGTCGCATTCCACAACGCGATCACCACCGATGACGCCGACAAGTCCTGCCGGTTCAAAACGAGGCTCCAGAGCGAGCGTCCGTTCTGGCCGATCCCAAAAGTCGGCAGCGTCCGCAACGAAGACGACAACACCGAAAAAGACGCCGACACCCGTGTCTGCGACTCCTGATCATGTGACACCAGCAGGAGAGCCAATTGAACCTTCGTCAGCAGAGGGGGTGAGAGCAGAGGAGAGAATACCCACGCCGTTCCAAGAAGAGGAGGAACCCGAACTGGAACGACTCAGG
- the LOC135499305 gene encoding cilia- and flagella-associated protein 65-like isoform X2, whose product MPCVAAAQQAASKVNHFGIEVSQGLMWQGWEPGREYTKHITLKNVKVKTQKLKYSVPNTRFFTTLYPQPVVLSAGTSFTLPVTFRPLEKNQYEDKIEFHTHDGIFEIPVKAVLPEFKIEIPSDINMKMCAAEDFVETTFEVKNASELQTPFQWEVNEPFSIQPSEGVLEPWSSFNLKVTFKPKAAKVYEAEAICKYGLDYRQSSVTKFEGIGKYPHLLVSCSGKKSKDLSAEDTEAVLNFGKVVIGKTVEKWVDIHNLSPVNAPFKVDLTPGPNRIDTVFNCPQKHGIVPAMSSIRIPFIFSPNMVGATSTDYFNVIAIGNLSKTTIKCHGSSKGPSVRLAHTMLNFSQIDTGRRGTKSLEIINDSDTEAIIQFQIDSEESIFKFDQTSGVLKPNSSTTIIVQFEPVHAISYYRRVACVVHNQGPLFVDLLGTCHSELGKPAVLQAKHIERYRVHVDRGLSMFPPEHLNELLHDGKLELDDSGALMNAEAEEIEAFCDPIAPLPPMDEYFNDGYHSDITHAVPHVSTDIHHADFGNQQNLRLIEQQTINVTNHTKGKVTLVWMGDPDHVFSVLPATMDLPPLKTSSFRITFKPGAPNKFYGSELECYAFYKSMRDYRLVEDTSHFPPWCVTVKCSGQTFLPNNETFLPRYSLDSPKLIFPAVNVNESAYRTMVLMDTGTTPIFYDFEKDAGGIFSVKPTKGLLKSGCQIFTIKSVPNAVKIFRNLMKLKLNDDEKNTQEIVLYGSAESAEIMLENEGVMFFKPTCVGTATQRQYTVKNTSRIPLKFQWHMKHAEQQVLSVEPLTGVIQPNESQAHTWTFKPTDQNKVVMKPNLVVWGQGHNVNSSGGKKRSFPLRVVGEGSFGEIHAEESFIDFGNVVVGSSVSKMFTIYNNSPCNLYYRLQLDQVIDGPYPEEQVRDDPIALELEETQGMLPARSKATIHATVRPMRRVFYQFAISYQLLSPEGKRTAAEPQHLCHILTTGVFPTMAITDARCHGSASGISKKQLWGLFSLDSFNVCLDADPSSAELMYSVQTRHSHKRRPPVYTRAILDFNFSAAPMESEPCVVHLMFENTGAVPVEWNFMFPSDLQLELEYWAETGEYDDDELHEMKVMDNNLFDVSPKRGSMQPGECKTVTFTYRHIMPGTDRLPVLLKLNRGREILINFIGVTVEPERQYIHFSNNKHMFSPVPIGEQNNPKQIYELYNGGAQALKYEIDTTPLEYMTYENFDHPIFECLNPVGEILPGRTAAVEWKFSPLEAKTYMVDVPIKIHNGETALITFTGIGFDKRVMGDAIPVTEQHDLSGVPGVQSVPVPGQQAFLSLERIAFGNMPLFCRSRQIVFVINRSMTNTVSFSWHTTSKKDTQYIQISPISGVLKPGESRFCKVTFTAWDVASFYDLDLICEVTDETEMSNYRKRLNDWENEKERQKYEFTITEKDPHADEYYPQYHPEEVSSNGTASRSASTVHSRETSASGGSRDIRTAETTGKASDQLVMVWDQERPPSGRLQALEFIQAVKRDGDMPRYKTLPPIKNLSVDATKHLATFQKFIEDDLWEKPEPPRPFLLHLGVTARTHQVTDFQTNFPEEYHRYYVDRCMSARLSKAIEKKEEDQANQEKDVVTCLELEGDVVSGTLSNVIRALLDDTNFHEALQKIPEEPIPFFQQIKQDPIPDSRPPSERAISAVSHSTTRSPPMTPTSPAGSKRGSRASVRSGRSQKSAASATKTTTPKKTPTPVSATPDHVTPAGEPIEPSSAEGVRAEERIPTPFQEEEEPELERLRESTEKPSLPYLEVVDEEGVVDEDCLETDPKSPEGSTKSSLKGGTPVSEKGTQETVIMPSTVIKPPSEAKVKQRSRSEIKKSYAEHKKQQEKESIRGLGEFGNDLESIVENSLINILSEAFNEEFTITARPRIIALPPKPTSASSLRSFKSQK is encoded by the exons ATGCCGTGTGTTGCTGCAGCTCAGCAAGCTGCCTCCAAAGTGAATCACTTTGGTATTGAGGTGTCACAAGGATTAATGTGGCAAGGATGGGAACCTGGGCGAGAATACACCAAGCATATCACATTAAAAAATGTAAAGGTTAAAACTCAGAAGTTAAAATATAG tgTGCCTAACACAAGATTCTTTACAACACTCTACCCCCAGCCGGTCGTGCTCAGTGCAGGGACTAGTTTCACTCTGCCTGTCACATTTAGGCCCTTGGAGAAGAACCAGTATGAGGATAAGATCGAGTTCCACACACAT GATGGAATTTTCGAGATCCCAGTCAAGGCCGTGTTGCCTGAATTCAAAATTGAGATACCGTCGGATATCAACATGAAGATGTGTGCTGCTGAAGACTTTGTTGAGACGacatttgaagtgaaaaatgccAG CGAGCTTCAGACGCCGTTCCAGTGGGAAGTCAATGAACCGTTCTCCATTCAGCcatccgagggtgtccttgaacCCTGGTCGTCCTTTAATCTCAAGGTCACCTTCAAGCCCAAAGCTGCCAAAGTTTATGAGGCCGAGGCCATCTGTAAATATGGTCTAGATTATCGTCAGAGTAGCGTCACCAAGTTTGAGGGCATTG GTAAATACCCTCATCTTCTCGTCTCCTGTTCTGGTAAGAAATCGAAGGATTTGTCAGCAGAGGACACAGAAGCTGTCCTCAACTTTGGCAAAGTGGTCATCGGCAAGACAGTGGAGAAATGGGTTGATATTCACAATCTTTCTCCG GTGAATGCGCCATTCAAAGTTGACCTGACTCCTGGACCGAATAGAATCGATACTGTTTTCAACTGTCCGCAGAAGCATGGCATCGTACCTGCGATGAGCAGCATCAGAATACCA TTTATATTTTCTCCAAACATGGTCGGCGCTACTAGTACGGACTACTTCAATGTCATCGCCATCGGCAACTTGAGCAAGACTACTATCAAATGTCATGGATCGTCGAAAG GACCCTCAGTTCGACTGGCGCACACCATGTTGAACTTCTCTCAGATTGACACTGGTCGCCGAGGGACAAAGTCGTTGGAGATAATCAACGATTCGGACACGGAGGCCATTATACAG TTCCAAATTGACAGTGAGGAGAGCATCTTCAAGTTCGACCAGACCTCTGGCGTGTTGAAACCAAACTCGTCAACAACGATTATCGTCCAGTTTGAGCCGGTTCATGCCATCAGTTATTATCGGAGAGTCGCCTGTGTCGTCCACAATCAG GGCCCTCTCTTCGTTGACCTCCTCGGGACTTGTCACTCCGAACTGGGTAAACCTGCCGTCCTCCAGGCAAAGCACATCGAACGATACCGGGTCCACGTCGATAGAGGTCTGTCCATGTTTCCGCCGGAGCATCTGAACGAGCTGTTGCATGATGGGAAACTGGAGCTGGACGATTCTGGCGCGCTCATGAACGCCGAA GCTGAAGAGATTGAAGCATTCTGTGATCCCATTGCCCCGCTACCACCGATGGATGAATACTTCAATGATGGATACCATTCTGACATCACG CACGCAGTGCCTCACGTGAGCACAGACATCCACCACGCAGACTTTGGCAACCAGCAGAATCTCCGACTGATTGAACAGCAGACGATTAACGTGACTAATCATACCAAGGGCAAGGTCACGCTCGTCTGGATGGGAG ATCCTGATCATGTTTTCTCCGTTCTGCCTGCCACCATGGACCTCCCTCCTCTCAAGACATCCTCCTTCAGAATCACATTCAAACCA GGTGCGCCAAATAAGTTCTACGGTAGCGAATTGGAGTGCTATGCCTTCTACAAGAGCATGAGGGACTACCGTCTGGTCGAAGATACCTCACATTTTCCTCCTTGGTGTGTCACAGTCAAATGTTCCG GTCAAACGTTCTTGCCCAACAATGAGACGTTCTTGCCAAGATACAGCCTCGATTCACCCAAACTCATCTTCCCAGCCGTGAATGTCAACGAATCTGCATACAGGACGATGGTTCTCATGGACACTGGGACAACGCCGATATTCTATGACTTTGAGAAGGATGCTGGAGG TATCTTCTCAGTGAAGCCAACTAAGGGTTTACTGAAGAGCGGATGCCAGATTTTCACCATCAAATCCGTACCGAACGCCGTCAAGATCTTCAGGAATTTGATGAAGTTGAAGCTCAACGATGACGAGAAGAATACTCAG gaaattGTCCTGTATGGGTCAGCAGAGTCGGCCGAAATCATGCTGGAGAATGAAGGTGTGATGTTCTTCAAGCCAACATGTGTCGGGACGGCCACACAAAGACAGTACACCGTCAAGAATACATCAAGGATTCCGCTCAA GTTTCAGTGGCACATGAAACATGCAGAACAACAAGTCCTGTCTGTCGAACCACTGACTGGTGTCATACAGCCAAACGAGTCACAG GCGCACACCTGGACGTTCAAACCAACCGATCAAAACAAGGTGGTCATGAAGCCAAACCTGGTCGTCTGGGGCCAAGGTCATAACGTCAACAGTTCCGGTGGAAAGAAACGCTCGTTCCCGTTGCGTGTCGTCGGCGAGGGATCGTTCGGAGAAATTCAT GCTGAGGAATCATTCATCGACTTTGGTAATGTTGTGGTCGGTAGCTCGGTGTCAAAGATGTTTACAATCTACAACAACAGTCCGTGTAATCTCTACTACCGGCTCCAGTTAGACCAAGTTATCGACGGACCATACCCCGAGGAACAAGTTCGTGACGATCCTATAG CTCTTGAACTTGAGGAAACACAGGGGATGCTGCCGGCACGGTCCAAGGCCACCATCCACGCCACCGTTCGTCCAATGAGGAGAGTTTTCTATCAGTTTGCCATATCTTACCAGTTGCTCTCACCTGAAG GTAAGAGGACTGCTGCCGAGCCACAGCATCTATGTCACATCCTGACGACCGGCGTATTCCCGACGATGGCAATCACAGATGCTCGTTGCCATGGCAGCGCTAGTGGTATCAGCAAGAAACAGCTGTGGGGCTTGTTTTCCTTGGACAGTTTCAACGTTTGTCTCGATGCTGACCCGTCGTCTGCTGAACTCATGTATTCTGTCCAGACGAGACACAG CCATAAACGCCGCCCTCCAGTCTACACCCGTGCGATCCTCGACTTCAACTTCAGTGCCGCCCCGATGGAGAGCGAGCCCTGCGTCGTCCACCTGATGTTTGAGAATACGGGCGCCGTCCCCGTCGAGTGGAACTTCATGTTCCCTTCGGATCTGCAACTCGAGCTGGAGTATTGGGCGGAGACCGGGgaatacgatgatgatgaattacaCGAG ATGAAGGTCATGGATAACAACCTATTCGACGTCAGCCCGAAAAGGGGTTCGATGCAACCTGGTGAATGCAAGACGGTCACGTTCACGTATCGCCACATCATGCCGGGAACAGACAGACTACCAGTCTTGCTCAAGCTCAACCGTGGCAGGGAAATACTG ATCAACTTCATCGGTGTGACTGTTGAGCCCGAGAGGCAGTACATCCACTTCTCGAACAACAAGCACATGTTCTCCCCCGTCCCCATCGGCGAGCAAAACAACCCGAAACAGATCTACGAACTTTACAACGGCGGCGCCCAGGCGCTCAAATACGAGATCGACACCACGCCGTTGGAGTACATGACGTATGAGAACTTCGATCATCCGATATTTGAATGCTTGAATCCAGTCGGTGAGATTCTGCCCGGTAGGACTGCTGCTGTGGAATGGAAGTTTTCACCTCTTGAGGCAAAGACTTACATG GTCGATGTCCCCATCAAGATCCACAACGGCGAGACGGCCCTGATCACCTTCACTGGTATCGGCTTCGACAAGAGGGTCATGGGAGATGCGATTCCCGTCACGGAACAACATGACCTGAGTGGAGTCCCCGGGGTCCAGAGCGTCCCGGTCCCCGGCCAGCAAGCCTTCCTGTCGCTCGAGCGCATCGCGTTTGGCAACATGCCGCTGTTCTGTCGTAGTCGCCAGATTGTCTTCGTGATTAACCGGTCGATGACGAACACGGTTTCTTTCTCTTGGCATACGACGTCGAAGAAGGATACGCAG TACATACAGATAAGTCCGATTTCCGGTGTGCTGAAGCCAGGCGAGTCTAGATTCTGCAAGGTGACCTTCACCGCCTGGGACGTAGCATCGTTCTACGACCTTGACCTGATCTGCGAGGTCACAGACGAAACAGAGATGAGCAACTACCGCAAGAGATTAAACGACTGGGAAAACGAAAAAGAGAGGCAAAAATACGAGTTCACGATCACGGAGAAAGACCCGCACGCGGACGAATATTACCCACAATACCATCCAGAGGAGGTGAGTTCTAACGGCACAGCGTCTCGGTCGGCGAGCACTGTTCATTCACGTGAGACGAGTGCGAGTGGCGGGTCACGTGACATCAGGACTGCGGAAACGACGGGTAAAGCTAGCGACCAACTGGTGATGGTATGGGACCAG GAACGTCCACCAAGTGGTCGACTGCAGGCGCTCGAATTCATCCAAGCCGTGAAACGCGATGGCGACATGCCACGCTACAAAACGCTTCCACCAATCAAGAACCTCTCCGTCGACGCCACGAAACATTTGGCGACGTTCCAGAAATTCATCGAGGACGACCTGTGGGAGAAGCCGGAACCACCGCGCCCGTTCTTGCTGCATCTTGGCGTGACGGCACGGACTCATCAGGTCACCGACTTCCAGACCAATTTCCCTGAGGAGTATCACAGGTACTACGTGGATAG GTGCATGAGCGCTCGGCTGTCCAAGGCGAtcgagaagaaggaggaagatCAAGCCAATCAGGAGAAGGACGTAGTGACGTGTCTGGAACTAGAGGGCGACGTTGTATCCGGGACGCTCTCCAATGTTATCAG AGCGCTTCTCGATGACACGAACTTCCACGAGGCACTCCAGAAGATTCCAGAGGAGCCCATCCCATTCTTCCAACAGATCAAACAAGATCCGATCCCGGACAGTCGTCCTCCTTCTGAGCGCGCCATTTCTGCTGTGTCGCATTCCACAACGCGATCACCACCGATGACGCCGACAAGTCCTGCCGGTTCAAAACGAGGCTCCAGAGCGAGCGTCCGTTCTGGCCGATCCCAAAAGTCGGCAGCGTCCGCAACGAAGACGACAACACCGAAAAAGACGCCGACACCCGTGTCTGCGACTCCTGATCATGTGACACCAGCAGGAGAGCCAATTGAACCTTCGTCAGCAGAGGGGGTGAGAGCAGAGGAGAGAATACCCACGCCGTTCCAAGAAGAGGAGGAACCCGAACTGGAACGACTCAGG